CGACTTCGCCCGCGAGCGAGGCCTTGTCACTCGCGACACGACCTGCGGCGTTCTGACGGGCTTCTGCAACCCATGCATCGCTCTTGTTCAGTGCATTGGCGGCATAGCCCTTGTCGATCACGCGCACCACTTCGCCGGGAAGGCGGCGCGGATCGGCGGATTCGATGTATTCCTTATATTCGGACTGGACGAACTTGGGGTCGTTTTCCAGTGCGCCCGAACGATCCATCAAACGGAACAGATCGAGCGTTGCCGGCGTATCGAGCCCGCTGAAATTGCGCACCATCTGCGCGGCGTTCAGCCAGTTCATCTTGTTGGGGTTTTGCGCCACCCAGGCCATGGCCACATCGATGGCTTCCGGGCCGAGCTTGCCATTGTAGGCGACCATGCTGGCGCGGCTGAACCACGAATCCGGGATGGCCTGACCAGCAGCCTTGCGTGCCGCGACAAGCTGCTTGAATGCGGCGAGACCTTCACGCGCCTGCCCTGCCTGGCTGTAGGAATCCACGAGAAGCGCGCCAAGCGCATCATCCTGCACGCCGCCATCGGCAGCAGCCTTGAGCGCCTTGATCGCCGTCGGATAATCCTTCGTCGCGTAAGCGAAATTGCCGAGATAGAACTGGTAAGTGGCCAGCTTGTCAGCAGGCACTTCACCGCTGTCAATCATCATGCCGACGCCGCGCTTGCGCAGCGAGTCATCGCCATTAGCATTGCCGATACCGAACAGGAATTGCCCGGCGGCCAGTTTGTCGCCAGCCGTGGTGGCAGCAGCAACGGCGGCTTCAGCTTTGGGAAGCGCCGCATCGGCCGCTGCCTTGAGCGCACCCTGATCGGCACCGCTGGCCTTCAGCGCTTCCAGCTTCTTGACGTCTTCCTGCACGGGCTGGGCCGCAGCAACGAATTCCTTGCTGTACCCGCCGCCCTTTTTCGCCTTTTGCGCATGAGCAGGTGTGGCTGTTGCCGCATACCCGGTCAGACCGATACCCGCAGCCATAGCGATGGCCGCGACACCCATGGATTTCTTAGGGAAGCTTCCCCACATGCATCGTCTCCTTGTTAGGCCATTTATGCGGCCTGAAACCAGCTTGTGTCGGCTGATGACGACAAAAACCGGGTTTTGCAACCTCGCCTATATGGCGCTGACGGACTGAACCGCGATTGAATGAATTGCAGCTGCGACGAACCGCGCGGCAGCCGAGACGTTCGCATGTGGAAAACACCCCCCCTGCCGAGTGTGTGACTGGCCTTTCCCTGCCCATTGGCCTAGGCGGAATGGACCGTAATAATAAGCGCGAGAGACACGTTTTTCCGTGAGCGACGATATCGACACCCTTACCCCTCCCGTTCCGGCCGCTGGGCCGGATTTTGAACGGATCGACATCGTCGACGAAATGAAGACGAGCTATCTCGATTACGCGATGAGCGTGATCGTTTCTCGTGCTCTTCCCGATGTGCGTGACGGGCTGAAGCCGGTTCACCGGCGCATTCTGTTCGCCAGCCAGGAAGGCGGGATGGTCGCAGGGCGCCCCTACCGCAAGAGCGCCAAAATCGTCGGTGACGTGATGGGTAACTATCACCCGCATGGCGACTCTGCGATCTACGATGCGCTGGCGCGCATGACGCAGAACTGGTCGATGCGCGTCCCGCTGATCGATGGTCAGGGGAACTTCGGTTCGATGGACCCCGATCCGCCGGCATCGATGCGCTACACCGAAGCGCGCCTCGCCCGCGTCGCGAACAGCCTGCTGGACGATCTCGACAAGGATACCGTCGACTTCCAGGACAACTACGATGGTTCGCGCCGCGAACCGCAGGTTCTGCCTGCCCGTTTCCCCAACCTGCTGGTGAACGGTGCTGGCGGCATCGCGGTTGGCATGGCCACGAATATACCGCCGCATAACCTGGGCGAAGTGATCGATGGCTGCTTTGCCTATATCGATAATCCGGCAATCACGACCGAAGAACTGTTCGAAATCATTCCCGGGCCGGATTTCCCCACGGCTCCGCTGATTCTCGGCTCTGCCGGTGCGCGGGCAGCCTATACGACCGGTCGCGGATCGGTCATCATGC
This genomic window from Caenibius tardaugens NBRC 16725 contains:
- a CDS encoding tetratricopeptide repeat protein, producing MWGSFPKKSMGVAAIAMAAGIGLTGYAATATPAHAQKAKKGGGYSKEFVAAAQPVQEDVKKLEALKASGADQGALKAAADAALPKAEAAVAAATTAGDKLAAGQFLFGIGNANGDDSLRKRGVGMMIDSGEVPADKLATYQFYLGNFAYATKDYPTAIKALKAAADGGVQDDALGALLVDSYSQAGQAREGLAAFKQLVAARKAAGQAIPDSWFSRASMVAYNGKLGPEAIDVAMAWVAQNPNKMNWLNAAQMVRNFSGLDTPATLDLFRLMDRSGALENDPKFVQSEYKEYIESADPRRLPGEVVRVIDKGYAANALNKSDAWVAEARQNAAGRVASDKASLAGEVAGAKAAGGNRAQALGDAFLSYGNAAQAEELFKAALTGSPDANAALTRLGIAQYDQGKFAEAKANFEKVTGPRQQVARLWLALIGNKA